CGGAAGGGGCTCGGCGTCGGCCGCGCGGGCGAGCCCGTGGGCCCAGAGCACGCGCCCCTCCGCGTCCGCGAGTACCGCGGCGCGCGCCCGCTGCGGGCGGGAGATGCGCGCTTCCAGGAAGAGCTTCTTGAGCTTCTTCGTCCCCGCGCGGGTCTTCATCCGGTCGCCCGGGAGCCAGCCGCGCAGGGTGAGCGGAAGGCGTTGCGCGGCGAAGGTGACCCCCTCGCCGCCCGCGCCCCAGCGGACGCGCATCTCGCGCCCGCCCACCCGCAGCGTCCCCTCCCCCTCGCCGCCGCCGATCACCAGGGAGCGGTCGGCCGGGGGCGCGTCGTCCAGGGGCTCCACCCGCGCCAGACCGAGGTCGCTGCGGATCAGGTGGGTGCCGCCGGGGAGCAGGTGGACGCGTCCACTCGGTGCGGATGTGATAAACTGTAGCGCCGAGCGTGTTCCGGCGCGCCCCGGCACCACGCCGAAGCGGCGGAGCACCCCGCGCACCACGCGCGCCGCGACGGGCGAATCATAAGCCGCGAGCCGGTCCCGAACAAGCGCGGCCCCCGCCCCTTCCCACCTCACGCACTCCGCCGCCGCGCGCTCCGCCAGCACCGCCCACTCGTCTTCGTGTGCGCGCGCGAGGCGGGCCAGGCGCACCAGGCCGCGGCGAGCGGCGGGCGCAATCGTCTTTTCGATACGCGGGAGGAGGTCGTGGCGGATGCCGTTGCGCGCCGGTCCGAGCGCCCGGTTAGTGGGATCGCACCGCCAGCGCAACCCGTTCTC
This DNA window, taken from Longimicrobium sp., encodes the following:
- the tilS gene encoding tRNA lysidine(34) synthetase TilS, which gives rise to MPATDLPTRFRDRLRALGLDADAHVLVALSGGMDSVVLLHLLRFTTDLRVTAAHFDHAMRPASDADARWVRGLCTAWGVPLVEARAAEPLRTEDDARRARYRFLREAQSTEGATHLATAHHADDQAETVLFRVLRGTGIAGLAGIPERGEGGLVRPLLPFWRAELRAYARENGLRWRCDPTNRALGPARNGIRHDLLPRIEKTIAPAARRGLVRLARLARAHEDEWAVLAERAAAECVRWEGAGAALVRDRLAAYDSPVAARVVRGVLRRFGVVPGRAGTRSALQFITSAPSGRVHLLPGGTHLIRSDLGLARVEPLDDAPPADRSLVIGGGEGEGTLRVGGREMRVRWGAGGEGVTFAAQRLPLTLRGWLPGDRMKTRAGTKKLKKLFLEARISRPQRARAAVLADAEGRVLWAHGLARAADAEPLPGEATITISITDA